One Nicotiana tabacum cultivar K326 chromosome 23, ASM71507v2, whole genome shotgun sequence genomic window, TGTGGCAGGGTAATGTTGCCCAGTAGGTGATACAagaattgccccaatccctacgcctttgatattgacagccccatcaaagtATAGTTTCCAAATTTGACTGTCATCTTGGACTACTTCTTCAACTAAATTAACCCATTCATCTGGGAAATATATGTTCAAAGATTCATACTAATCATCAACCGAGTTTTCTGCTAGATGATCAGCCAAAGCTTGTGCCTTCATGgcagtgcgagtgacataaatgtgatgacctaaaatgtcatcttttaatttaataatttattctgtgttctaagacctcgaaaaatactatttatcattcctcgacttgcgtgcgcagtccgaaaattttttcgaaaagtttttatgtgaaaatggattaaaatgtgaaataaattttaaaactcaattgagttgactttggtcaacattttgagcaaacaaactcagatcagtattttgacagttccggtagatccgtatcgtgaatgggacttgggcgtattcccgaaattaaattccaaggtccctagcccgagatatggaattttgatgaaaaattaaaagtttaagttcaaatagtgatcggatgtagaattatgtgtaaacgaccccagaataaaattttgatgatttcaacagctccgtatggtgattttggacttaggagcgtgttcagaattttatttggaagtccatagttaaactaggcttgaaatggctaaaataggaatttaagtttgaaagtttgatcggggagttgactttttgataccggagttgggatccagttccgaaaattttcatagctccgttatgtcatttatgacttgtgtacaaaatttgaggtcaatcgaatttgatttgataagtttcgacatcgaatatagaagttggaaattttaaagtTTCCTTAAGCTTGagttggggtgtgatttgtgattttagcattgtttgatgtgatttgaggtttcaaataagtttgtatgatattttaggacttgttggtgtatttggttgaggtcctgagggtctcgggtgagtttcggatggttaacggatcaaaagtgggaACTAAGCAGCTGCTGCAACATTTCTGCTGAAAATGCAGAAACAAAATCGAGCCCATAAATCGAGccaaggctcgagggctaggctcgagggccatgatcgaaggcaggctcgagggccatgatcgaagtcAAGCTCGAGGGCAAGGCTCGAGGGACATGATCGAAGGCAgtgatcgaggcccaggatcgagggctatGACCGAGGCTagtgatcgaaggcccaggatcggGGGCTATGACCGAGGCCAGGATCAAGggccataaagatcgaagccGTGATCGATGCCCGAGATCGAAGGCTGCCTGGGCAGTTGTATAAAACaggggatttcgtcccatttgccatttttgacgaacttgagattgagcagaagcgatttttgtcagatttttaaggaaaaatatttgggtaagtgattctaactgggatttggtcaatatacacgaatatattattattttaaccaTTTAAtcagtgttttgagattgaaatttgggaaaattttagaaatctcatagaaacgaatttttgagatttcggtgttgattcagagtcggatttgagtgaaactggtatggttggactcgaaattgaatgggttgtcggattttgtaagttttgccagattccgagatgtggtccccacgaacaatttttgagctaatttcgattttattgaaaaatgtcaTATTTTCTTATGATATTGATTCCtaaaatttttgttgactgtatcgaattaattatgactagatacgagtcgatcgaagtcggaaaatagagaaaaaggcatactacttgattaaattagagcaagtcgaggtaagtgacttgtctaaccttgtgggtgggggaggggggaggtGGAGGAATtctccttaggattggtattgatatgaaaattttGATGTGTTAAAAGTCGtatacacaaggtgacgagtgtgtacacaggctaaatatgaaagattatgtctttaaattgtgtagatagTTGTTGCaaatcaattaaataattttaccttgtatTATTCTTCATTATTGAATTAAATGTTTATTACTTTAaattgcttgaccttttcctgctaattgttttacctgtttaattgaaacttggtttcttttattttgtgcattatttgaaggttgattttctttaaattaaatattattaatatgaattattagatattttaaatttggtattgaagcaacgtattaaaattttgaaatattattttgttgagttatttattcccgaatatttttggtgagattttcgtactcattgtgatggagccgtgagctctttattgtggaaaaatattattgttgaattattttggcatgagccgtgagctctttattatgaaaaaatattgttgttgatttattttgacaaattgaAATATTTCGCAgttgaggtacaaattgtgatactgatacgcatgcggtggtataaggtttgatGTGAAACGCATggggtgagataagggtggcttgatacgcatgactagtagggaaaactactagaagtcatgcggtgtgataaggatagctaaaacgcgggatgctatttcggaaaaaaaaatattttctttaaaataaattatgaaggctctcgcagtgagataagaaaatgagatattgtgaatttatttatgatttgggactacgaggcggtacctcggacgtgcccttgttgatattgatttatggccgcagttgcctttgattatttgttgtgattttcttaaagttgaaaggaattctgttttgattccacgagatattatttgccattattttgtgtaattaaatggtgacatactacgtGATTactttccattgtcattttatttttattatattgttaaatattttaccatgccattattattttccagtagggcctgacctgacctcgtcactactctaccgaggttaggcttggtacttaataggtaccgctatggtgtactcatactacgcttctgcacatctttttgtgcagatccagatacatcttaccagcccagatatcaatgagctacctgtgtacggagacttcgaggtatatctgccagcgttcgcagactccagagtccccttctatcattgttatgttgcttccttatttttctttagaccctgatatatagatacattgaggataaattcttagaagcttgtgatttatttctaccgggttttaggGAGTTATAATTATGTGAGTttgcaaatttatttatttcatatttctattattattccgcattgataggcttacctagtcttagcgattaggtgccatcacgacatcctacagagggaaatttggggtcgtgacaataaacaatatcaaactttgtgagcaagatttgccactttgccaatcTGCCAGTTGGAATCggcttttgaaagatgtacttcaggggatccattcgagatatgaggtaagttgtataggccaaaagataatgcctaagcttctgggcgacccaggttaaggcgcaacatgttttttccagaagagtgtatttggcctcataaGTGGTGAACttttttgctcaaataatatattgcttgttcaTTTTTTCCTGTGGCATCATGTTgacccagaacacaaccaaaggAACTATCCATTACTGACAGATATAAAAACAGAGGCCTACCAGGTTCGGGCGAGACCAAAATAGGgggatttgacaaatattccttgatcttatcaaaatcTTCTTGGaactcatctgtccacttgatagtggcgttctttttcaacaacttgaaaatgggCTCACATGTGGTTGTAAGTTGcacgatgaacctgctgatgtagttcagtcTCCCGAGTAACTCATGACTTCTATTTTGTTCTTCGGGGGAGGAAACTCTCGAATGGTCTTTATCTTGGAGGGATCTAACTCAATGCCTTTTCAACTAACTATAAaacccaaaagcttcccagaaggaactccaaatgtgcatttggctggattgagtttgagattTTATCTTCGTAGcctttcaaagaactttttcaagTCTTGCACATGGTCATCTTGTGTTCTGGgcttaatgatcacatcatcaacatacacttcaatctctttgtgcatcatgtcatggaatatggtagtcatggctctcatgtaagtttcccctgcgttcttcaaaccaaatggcatgactctataacaatacgttccccatggagtggtgaaggcggtcttttccgcatcttcttcatccatcagaatttggtgatacccggcataacaatccacaaaatatTGGATCTCATGTTTAGCACAATTGTCAACAAGGATATAAATGTTGGGTaagggaaagttgtcctttggacttgcattgtttaaatccctatagtcaacacaaactctaattttcccatccttctttggaaccgACACAACATTTGATAACCATGTAGTATATCGGACTACCCTGATCACAGTTGCACTTAgttgcttggtgatttcttctttaatcttatcacTCATGAATGTCTTAAACTTCCTTTGTTTTTGTTGGATTGGTGGAAAATTAGGATATGTGagaagcttatgaaccactaaatcgccactcaaacccggcatgtcatcatacgaccaagcaaatACATCTCTGTACTCGAACAAAACTTGAATTATGTCATCTCTAGTCTTTTGTTCAGTATaaatgcttatctttgtttctctgGTTTCTTCAGGACTTCCCAAATTAAGTGCCTCAGTTTCATTTAAATTAGGCTTAGGCTTATTATTAAATTGAtccaattccctttttatttccttaaaagcctcatcttcatcatactCAACTTCTTGATTTATTATTTCGAGATTAGACAACTTTTTAAGATCTGGGTATGAattctgcatgcatgtcatgtttttaaagccagcgttaacaaaactgaaaatgataagaaattaacaaaaaatagggAAAGGAAAAGACAGAATTTTACTACAAAACTGGaacttcatttcattgaatttgaaaggatagaagggttaacatcaaaacaaagcaattaaactaaaatatctgGATTGCAAcccttaaaataatccaaatacagaaaaagcaacaaaacaaactaccaagactccttcctaaTGGGAAGGtgagttgcttcccagttgttgagcgAGGTATCTGGACCAATCAACTGAACACTTGCACGGCTAGGGCCCTCACCAACTTGAACCATATTGATCTCATAGAATATCTCCTTGTGACCCTGACAAACTTCATCAATGTCATCCTGAGAATAGGGATTTTGGACTTCTTCAAATTGTGGCTTGACAAAAAAGTAGCTAATGTGAGGGATTGGTTTGGACAAATCACAACCATTCTTTTTGTGGGCCTTGGCTCTGTCTATGTCAGTTGATGTTGGTTTAAAACCCAAGCCAAAGGTATCTTTCTTCGAAAAAGGAGCAATAGGGTTCACAATTCCCTACAGAGAGGATCCTAATACTTTTCCTGGTTCATAGCCATTCCTTACAATTAGCGCATCTACCATCATGGATGTGGCCGAAAGACGGGGATGCAGAATTGGTTTTCCTTCTTTCACTTGGTCAACCTCAATCACCTCAAAAGATTGATATATGATGGATTCACACCCTTCCTTGGCCTCGATACATGGAAGGGATGGGTCTTTATAGACGGATGAGTCATCCTCCccatgaacaataatttcttgcatgtcatactcgaatttgaccatttgatgtaggGTGGATGGTACAGCTCTGGCCatatggatccacggccttcccagaagaaaattataggaagtttccataTCTAACACTTGAAAGACAATGTTGAAATCAACCGGGCCGATTGTCATGGTGAGttcgatttccccaatagtgtccCTTTTTGAACCATCAAAAGCTCTGATGCTGACATTACTAGTTcgaattctgttagtgtcaatgttCAGCTGTTGTAGAGCAGAAAGAGGACATACATCTACAATTGAGCCTCCATCAATCATGACTCATTTTACGTAGtgcccttcacatttgaccgtaaGATGCAAAGCTCTATTGTGCCCAGCTCCTTCCTCAGGCAAATCATCATCGCTGAAAGTAATTCTATTTACTTCAAAGAATCTTTCAGCCATTTTTTCTAGCTGATTCACCGTTGTCTTTTCTGAGACATATGCCTCGTTCAGAGTTTTGATCAACACACGGTGATGCTCTTCCGAgtgcaaaagaagagataacaaaaatatctgagcaggggttttCCTTAGTTGGTCAATGATTGGGTAATCTTGCATTTTCATCTTCTTAAGGAATTCCTCcgcttctttttctgcaactagtTCTTTCACTAGCAAGTGACTTTCCatggcttgcttagcttttcTCAATTCCTCTGGCGAGTAGCACCTTCCAGAGCGGGTCAAGCCCCTTATTTCATCTGTTTCTTCAACTATCTCTTTTCCTCTATATATCATGACAGTCTTGTTATAATTCATGGGAATATCTTTCGTGTTTGTCACTAGGAGTTGTACAACAGGTCGGATCATGACAGGCTCTGTTATATTTCTCAAATCATTATTCGGAACAATCTTTTGAATGCCCCAAAGGATGTAAAGTTTGGGCCCACCTAATTGAACGTCAACTCTTTTTGTGCTTCCAGGGACATAGAGAATCGATTTTCCCAAACCTGCCAAGTTCAAGCTAGAACTCGcacctttcacaatcaacggtgCCAATTGCGGTGGGCTTACTATCACTTTTGGTTCTTTCCCTATGGTTTCGACAACCATCTCTGTCTTGCCAGACTGCTTATAATCCCGataatcacaaatcatcccaataaaatatgtattatTATGAGTTGGGAGTGGATTGTTTGTGATATTAGGAGTATCCTTATTGTTTGTCACCACAATTGCCTTTccttcaatcaaatcttcaatgGCTTTATTTAACGTCCAATAATTTTTAGTACTATGACCTTGGGTGTTAGAGTGATACTCACATTTTGCATTTGAGTCAAAACCTTTCGAATTTGGATTCACATAACGCGGCATGATAAGTTCAATCAACCGCAACTGCATCAATTTTCAAAATTGGCTTGTATATGATTCTCCAATTGGGGTGAACTCTTTCTTTGTCTCCTGTTCTCTCACATACTCCTGTTGGGGACGAGGATTATATGGCGCCTGAAAATTCGGCCAGATTTGATAGGAGCCTTGTGGAATCGGTGCCCGCCATTGTTGGTGATTGGGAGGTCTAACATAAGCttgagcattaaacactgtgTATTGTTGTGGGGGAATGGAGTATCGGGGACCCTGAGGTGGATAGTAATGTTGATGAGAATTGGATTGTCCTTGTTGGAATTGCACATAAGAAGGAACTATTCCTCTTTGAACTCCCCCGAACCCAGATGCCATCATGGAtccttcctctttcttttttcgATTTCCAAAACTGCCTGACCCGCTTTGAATTGCTTGTGTGGTTGCCTTAAGAGCTGCCTGACTCACAATTTTTCCTGACTTCATGACATTCTCAACTATTTCACCAATCTTAATTGCCTCAATGAAGGGTTTACCAATGGCGGACAACATGTAAGAGAGGTAATCAGGATCCAGAGTTTGGAGAAAATAGTCAATCATTTCTGCCTCTTTCATTGGTGGTTTGACCCTAGCAGCCTTCTCtctccacttgattgcatattctctgaagttttctgttggtttcttctttatgttGACGAGAGAGGAACGATCTGCCACTATATCAATATTGTAGTGAAACTGttggacaaaatcttgagccatgtcatcccaaacATGTCAGTGAGAGATGTTTTGATCTATGAACCATTCTGAAGCAATTCATGTtaaactttccccaaaataagccatgagTAATTCTTCTTTGCCTCCTGCTCCCCTCAATTGATTACAATACCTCTTCAAATGGGCAACGAgatcaccatgcccatcatacttattaaacttgggggtcttgaagccgggtggcaaatgaacatgggggaacatgcatagatcgttaAACGAAACACTCTTGTGGCCTCCAAAACCCTATATGTTTCTCCTGGTTTATTCCAAGCTCTtcatttttctggtcatttcctcttgttccATATTCTTGTCGGGCTTTTCGATCTCAATTGGGAACATGTTCTGAGGAGTATGCTTGTATGAATCTGGAACTTTGAAAGTCAGTTCTGGAGAGTAATGTTGGGCATCGTGACCAATCAGTTGTGGATCATTGTTGAGCTTTTGAGCGAGAGCCGGTTGAGGAACAGTAAAAGTATGGACAATGGGTACAGTAGGTGGGTCATTTCTGAGGGGTGCGGTTGGAGGACGTGGAATGAAGGTACTGGGGATAGTGGGAAGGTTAATGCTCAGACTGAATCCAGGTTGGTACAATGGGTTACTTGTTATGGAGATGGGTACCTGACTTGCAACTGACACATTATGAAGATTATCCGAAGGTCCTATGGATAGTGGGGGCGGTGCCTGTCCATTcacccaagcttggtacatctctgccaATTGTTGTTTCAACACTGTTACTTCTTCAACCAGTCTCGTACCTTGTTCGACCAATTGTCCATGGACATCATCATTATCTGAGTCATTCTCACTGTTGTTTGACATTCTACtttttccttttgatctcgtgttgtAAGGGTGAGCCGCGCTAGTTTAAATCACAAACCAACCACCGCTGTTTAACTTTATCTTTAAAATGACAAACAACAAACGTGTTAGAGTTAGACATTTTACAAATATTAATAACACATTGTATATCATGCACCTAATGTCATTTTCATTTCTAAAATGAGCTTGGAAGGCTTCATGCTTCATCCCGGCTTATTGGTTTATTTCCTCGTGAATTTAActctttttccctctttttttttctttttattcctcaatttttttttaaagattaattttggctatgatcgcatccgatgaggattgcctacgtatcatgacgccgcatgaatcagaccattacgtagttcaggggggaaataataacaatcttgatgatttttttaatataaaaataaaatgaaacaaactaaaatgtttttcattcattttcaatCAAAATTTTTTATATACAATGAGAGAAAAGGAAATATATAGAAGCTGACTCTACTGACTCTAAAGACATAAACATGACTGGAATAAAATAAACTTTGATAAGAATAAAAGActacaaatataaaaataaaaatgcaacaaaCGAAAATGAAACTAAAAGCTAATTTATTGTACTAAAACTTTTAATCCTCAATGGTCTTCTTGCTTAAACTGATATCATCAATGATATGCATCTCTTGGCCTCCACTATCCCCCCAAAGTCTCGTACAAATTCTGAAACACCGCTGGCAACTGTGGAATGAGAGCACGTGCCTGTTGACCAATTTTCTCATTGTTTAGATGACGATGATCATCATGAACATATGTTGCTTTCTCTGCCAATCGAAGTACTTGCTCTATGGCTTGTCCCATATTCACATGACAATTCTGCAACCACATCTGGGTAGTGTTGAGGGAGTGCCCTATCTGAGCCTCCTGTCTCTCATGCTCTTCAATACAACGGTTTAGCACACCTCTCTCTATCATCCACTGACGCCGCTCTGCCTCAAAATCTGCATGTTGATGATCCCTCTTctgcctttttatttcttctaattGTGCATGTAGCTGACCCTCTGAGCGTATCCAATGGGCCCTTTCTCTTTCAAACTGCTCTTTTGCTGATCAAACGCCAATTGTTGCTGGTGCGCATCCTCTTCAATGATACTCAAGTCTTCTTGCAACTTATGTATTTCAACATTTTTGTTCGCCTCGACTCTTCTGACTAAACCAATCGTGTTTGCCAGTTCTTCTTCTAAGCGGGCCACCTCATTTTTAACATGC contains:
- the LOC142177029 gene encoding uncharacterized protein LOC142177029: MKEAEMIDYFLQTLDPDYLSYMLSAIGKPFIEAIKIGEIVENVMKSGKIVSQAALKATTQAIQSGSGSFGNRKKKEEGSMMASGFGGVQRGIVPSYVQFQQGQSNSHQHYYPPQGPRYSIPPQQYTVFNAQAYLRLIELIMPRYVNPNSKGFDSNAKCEYHSNTQGHSTKNYWTLNKAIEDLIEGKAIVVTNNKDTPNITNNPLPTHNNTYFIGMICDYRDYKQSGKTEMVVETIGKEPKVIVSPPQLAPLIVKGASSSLNLAGLGKSILYVPGSTKRVDVQLGGPKLYILWGIQKIVPNNDLRNITEPVMIRPVVQLLVTNTKDIPMNYNKTVMIYRGKEIVEETDEIRGLTRSGRCYSPEELRKAKQAMESHLLVKELVAEKEAEEFLKKMKMQDYPIIDQLRKTPAQIFLLSLLLHSEEHHRVLIKTLNEAYVSEKTTVNQLEKMAERFFEVNRITFSDDDLPEEGAGHNRALHLTLNIDTNRIRTSNVSIRAFDGSKRDTIGEIELTMTIGPVDFNIVFQVLDMETSYNFLLGRPWIHMARAGIVNPIAPFSKKDTFGLGFKPTSTDIDRAKAHKKNGCDLSKPIPHISYFFVKPQFEEVQNPYSQDDIDEVCQGHKEIFYEINMVQVGEGPSRASVQLIGPDTSLNNWEATHLPIRKESW